One window of Pseudobdellovibrionaceae bacterium genomic DNA carries:
- a CDS encoding NAD(P)H-binding protein gives MKQGKVLVIGGSGKVGSGIAQILRAQNYEVVTATSRKAGAGQVHLNQVTGEGLHAAFEGVDRAFLLAPPGIVDQYALLSPLIQEAKRRGLKKVVLMTSMGANASDATPFRRAELELEKSGLAYNIIRPNWFMDNFHTFWIQGIKEAGTIFLPAGTAKTSFIDAGDISAVAAKLLTTDQWNDRDFDLTGGEALDHDQVARALSEASGREIKYQDISPEDFVQGLKGAGLPADYSEFLGMIMGYVKAGYSAAINDNVRTITGRAPRTLQDYAKANRAQFLKG, from the coding sequence ATGAAACAAGGCAAAGTTCTGGTCATCGGCGGCAGCGGTAAAGTGGGCTCGGGCATCGCGCAAATCCTGCGGGCGCAAAACTACGAGGTCGTCACCGCGACTTCGAGAAAAGCGGGCGCGGGGCAAGTCCATCTGAATCAGGTGACGGGGGAAGGTCTGCACGCGGCCTTCGAAGGCGTCGACCGCGCCTTTCTGCTGGCGCCTCCGGGAATCGTGGATCAGTACGCGCTGCTTTCGCCGCTGATTCAAGAGGCGAAACGCCGTGGGCTGAAAAAAGTCGTTCTGATGACATCGATGGGCGCGAACGCCTCGGACGCGACGCCTTTCCGGCGTGCGGAACTCGAACTTGAAAAGTCGGGACTCGCCTACAACATCATCCGCCCCAATTGGTTCATGGATAACTTCCACACGTTCTGGATTCAAGGGATCAAAGAAGCGGGCACGATCTTCCTGCCGGCGGGCACCGCGAAAACGAGCTTCATCGATGCCGGTGATATTTCGGCGGTCGCGGCGAAGCTCTTGACCACGGATCAATGGAACGATCGCGACTTCGATCTGACCGGCGGCGAGGCCCTTGATCATGATCAGGTGGCGCGCGCACTGTCGGAAGCCAGCGGGCGTGAGATCAAGTATCAAGACATCTCGCCCGAGGACTTCGTCCAAGGACTTAAAGGCGCCGGTCTGCCCGCGGACTACTCCGAGTTTTTGGGAATGATCATGGGTTACGTCAAGGCGGGATACAGTGCCGCGATCAATGACAACGTGCGGACGATCACGGGGCGGGCTCCGCGTACGCTCCAGGATTACGCGAAGGCGAATCGCGCGCAGTTCCTGAAAGGCTAA
- a CDS encoding siderophore-interacting protein, which translates to MTPTREIQTVGYPVKTRVLRVTATTMLAPKLKSIVLSGPELEGFQSGSPDDHIKCFFPLDAGGPVVPRLGPDGIQFPEERAKPAMRDYTPVRFDPAKQELELIFFLHEAGPGTDWAKAAEPGSELVIGGPRGSRIVPYNFDWYLMIGDETAIPAFARRLREMPRDARAEVLIEVQNDAMSVPLEHGPNVNVHWIQRLDARPGDPTRIQSAIKVLPFPKGDYFAWVIGESTAVKSTAELLRTQFGAQKEWMKVTGYWDL; encoded by the coding sequence ATGACACCGACCCGCGAAATCCAAACCGTTGGCTATCCCGTGAAAACCCGCGTGCTGCGCGTGACCGCGACGACCATGCTCGCCCCTAAATTGAAAAGCATCGTGTTATCCGGACCCGAGCTCGAAGGCTTTCAGAGCGGTTCTCCGGACGACCATATCAAATGTTTCTTCCCGCTCGACGCGGGCGGTCCCGTCGTGCCGCGCCTCGGACCGGACGGCATTCAGTTTCCCGAAGAACGCGCCAAACCCGCGATGCGCGACTACACGCCCGTGCGCTTCGACCCCGCCAAACAAGAACTCGAACTCATCTTTTTCTTGCACGAAGCCGGACCGGGAACGGACTGGGCGAAAGCGGCCGAGCCCGGAAGCGAGCTCGTCATCGGCGGCCCCCGCGGCAGCCGCATCGTGCCCTACAACTTCGACTGGTACCTGATGATCGGCGACGAAACCGCGATCCCCGCCTTCGCGCGCCGCTTGCGCGAGATGCCCCGCGACGCACGGGCCGAGGTCCTGATCGAAGTGCAGAACGACGCCATGAGCGTCCCCCTGGAGCACGGACCGAACGTCAACGTTCACTGGATTCAGCGCCTCGACGCGCGCCCGGGCGACCCCACCCGCATCCAATCGGCCATCAAGGTGCTGCCCTTCCCCAAGGGCGATTACTTCGCCTGGGTCATCGGTGAGTCGACCGCGGTGAAGTCCACGGCCGAGCTTCTGCGCACCCAATTCGGCGCGCAGAAGGAGTGGATGAAGGTGACGGGCTACTGGGATCTGTAG
- a CDS encoding sulfite exporter TauE/SafE family protein produces MLILFTALIGSWHCAGMCGPVALLMGRGRAGFFYQSGRALSYLGLGAIAGATGDQILYRIQDLQHTGLKFVVLGVTALLLGLSAMYLLRPVQDRIPRLIRALPESFRPVVMGLGTAAFPCGWLWSFVAAAAASGSARAGALVMFALWLGGLPALTLFARLNTYLWRYFPARYRPVLAVLLWVASIWGLLSHLLVTAH; encoded by the coding sequence ATGCTGATTCTTTTCACCGCACTGATCGGCAGCTGGCACTGCGCAGGGATGTGCGGTCCCGTCGCGCTTTTGATGGGCCGCGGACGCGCGGGCTTCTTCTACCAATCCGGTCGCGCGCTCAGTTACCTCGGGCTCGGCGCCATCGCGGGCGCGACCGGCGATCAAATCCTTTACCGCATTCAAGATCTGCAACATACGGGACTGAAGTTCGTCGTCCTCGGCGTGACGGCCCTTTTGTTGGGACTGTCGGCGATGTACTTGCTTCGCCCCGTGCAGGATCGTATTCCCCGCTTGATCCGCGCCCTGCCCGAATCTTTCCGCCCCGTGGTGATGGGACTCGGCACGGCGGCCTTTCCTTGCGGATGGCTTTGGAGTTTCGTGGCCGCCGCCGCCGCCAGCGGCAGCGCGCGCGCCGGCGCCCTGGTCATGTTCGCGCTCTGGCTGGGTGGACTGCCCGCATTGACGCTGTTCGCCCGTTTGAACACTTATCTGTGGCGCTACTTTCCCGCGCGTTACCGCCCCGTGCTCGCCGTCCTTCTTTGGGTCGCGAGCATCTGGGGTCTGCTCAGTCATCTTCTAGTCACGGCTCACTAG
- the ccoG gene encoding cytochrome c oxidase accessory protein CcoG, producing the protein MSNDVPTPIDNFRDRLSMIGEGGRREKIYAAEVKGPWRKRRDYTQAVLILFFLILPWTRMNGEQTLWLDLPSRRFAIFGLVFQAHDGPLLFFVLGTLAVGLAFLTAVWGRVWCGWACPQTVFIDGIFRRIERLFEGTHLERRKLDREEMGLRKFLIKSGKWIAFATVSLVITHSFLAYFVGARNLIDMVTSDPAANWTSFVFILVSSGIILFDFGWFREQFCIVACPYGRFQAVLMDTQTLTVTYDVKRGEPRKGAVPKGAPTGDCVACGRCVAVCPTGIDIRNGAQMECIGCTACIDACDEIMTKVKKPTGLIRYDSLSTRRQAWWKRPRAVGYAAVLAFMIVGLTIAVARRQDFSAQLLRGLDTPYSMVTGAAGENLVLNHLRLHLHSQTGVAQKVRIELPAELKAKGLELKIANAEPELAPQAHLEVHAFVTAPSALFQGHGRTEIELDLVSETGAHSRVKGTLLGPF; encoded by the coding sequence GTGAGTAACGACGTCCCCACCCCCATCGATAATTTCCGTGATCGCCTGTCGATGATCGGCGAAGGGGGACGTCGCGAAAAAATCTACGCCGCCGAGGTGAAAGGCCCGTGGCGTAAACGCCGTGATTACACTCAGGCCGTGTTGATCCTGTTTTTCCTGATCCTGCCTTGGACGCGCATGAACGGCGAACAAACCTTGTGGCTGGATCTGCCGTCCCGTCGGTTCGCGATCTTCGGTCTGGTCTTCCAAGCGCACGACGGCCCGCTGCTCTTTTTCGTCTTGGGAACGCTCGCGGTCGGGCTCGCGTTTCTGACCGCGGTCTGGGGACGGGTGTGGTGCGGCTGGGCCTGCCCGCAAACGGTTTTCATCGACGGAATCTTCCGCCGGATCGAACGACTGTTCGAAGGCACGCATCTCGAACGCCGCAAACTTGACCGCGAAGAAATGGGCTTGCGCAAATTCTTAATCAAGTCCGGCAAATGGATCGCGTTCGCGACGGTCTCGCTCGTGATCACGCACAGCTTCCTGGCCTACTTCGTCGGCGCCCGCAACTTGATCGACATGGTGACGTCCGATCCCGCGGCGAATTGGACATCTTTCGTTTTCATCTTGGTCTCGAGCGGCATCATCCTTTTCGATTTCGGTTGGTTCCGCGAGCAGTTTTGCATCGTCGCTTGTCCCTACGGACGCTTCCAGGCGGTCTTGATGGACACGCAAACCCTGACCGTCACCTACGACGTCAAACGCGGCGAACCCCGTAAAGGCGCCGTCCCGAAAGGCGCCCCCACCGGCGATTGCGTGGCTTGCGGCCGCTGCGTCGCCGTTTGCCCCACCGGCATCGATATCCGTAACGGCGCGCAGATGGAGTGCATCGGCTGCACCGCCTGCATCGACGCCTGCGATGAGATCATGACGAAAGTGAAAAAGCCCACGGGCTTGATCCGCTACGACTCGCTCAGCACGCGCCGCCAAGCGTGGTGGAAGCGCCCGCGCGCCGTCGGTTACGCCGCGGTCCTCGCGTTCATGATCGTGGGTCTGACCATCGCGGTCGCACGTCGACAGGATTTCAGCGCGCAGCTCCTGCGTGGTCTCGATACGCCTTACAGCATGGTCACGGGTGCCGCAGGCGAAAACTTGGTGCTGAACCACTTGCGTTTGCATTTACACTCACAGACCGGCGTCGCGCAGAAAGTGCGGATCGAACTTCCGGCGGAATTGAAAGCCAAAGGTCTGGAACTCAAGATCGCAAACGCCGAACCCGAACTCGCGCCGCAAGCCCATCTTGAAGTTCACGCCTTCGTGACGGCCCCGTCCGCGCTTTTTCAAGGCCACGGCCGCACCGAAATCGAGCTCGATCTGGTGAGTGAAACCGGCGCGCACTCCCGCGTGAAAGGAACTTTGCTTGGACCTTTTTAA
- a CDS encoding c-type cytochrome — MSDDNIPNDPLTHHEYDGIREFDNPLPGWWLMTFFGTIIFSFVYSIHFMIMPDTGLAHEFQTAWKALQSIQATAVASAPAASAEELAAAAKDPAALNAGAAIYAGKCAACHGAKGEGMVGPNLTDKFWIHGKGEPTDVLHTVAKGVLDKGMPGWENMISKEELTQVVAFVNSLHNTNVSGKAPQGEAYDK; from the coding sequence ATGAGCGACGACAATATCCCGAACGATCCGTTAACCCATCACGAATACGACGGCATCCGCGAGTTCGACAATCCGCTGCCGGGTTGGTGGCTGATGACCTTCTTCGGTACCATCATCTTTTCGTTCGTCTACTCGATTCATTTCATGATCATGCCCGACACGGGTCTAGCGCACGAATTCCAGACCGCCTGGAAGGCGCTGCAATCGATCCAGGCCACCGCGGTCGCCAGCGCCCCCGCCGCTTCGGCGGAAGAGCTCGCCGCCGCCGCGAAGGATCCCGCCGCGCTGAACGCGGGTGCCGCGATCTACGCCGGCAAGTGCGCGGCCTGCCACGGCGCCAAGGGTGAAGGTATGGTCGGTCCCAATTTGACCGATAAATTTTGGATTCACGGCAAAGGTGAACCGACCGACGTCCTGCACACCGTCGCGAAAGGCGTCCTTGATAAAGGGATGCCCGGCTGGGAAAATATGATCTCGAAGGAAGAACTGACCCAAGTGGTCGCCTTCGTGAACTCGCTCCACAACACCAACGTTTCCGGCAAGGCCCCGCAAGGCGAAGCCTATGACAAGTAG
- a CDS encoding cbb3-type cytochrome c oxidase subunit 3, giving the protein MKLSAAFQGFSDVNLALVGFGVFGAVFVGALIWVFWVQSERHYNRMSELPLRDEV; this is encoded by the coding sequence ATGAAACTCTCGGCCGCGTTTCAAGGATTCAGCGATGTGAATTTGGCGCTCGTCGGCTTCGGCGTCTTCGGCGCCGTCTTCGTGGGCGCATTGATCTGGGTTTTCTGGGTGCAATCGGAAAGACATTACAACCGCATGAGCGAACTACCGCTGCGGGATGAGGTTTAA
- the ccoN gene encoding cytochrome-c oxidase, cbb3-type subunit I: protein MSPHADSTPRYDDQIVRMFIFACMGFAGVAFLAGLIAALQLAFWPANLSLEWITFGRLRPLHTNAAIFAFAGNAIFAGIYHSTQRLLKTRLFSDTLSRIHFWGWQAIILSAAITLPLGYSQSKEYAELEWPIDIAIAVIWVVFAVNFFGTLARRRERHMYVAIWFYIATIITVAVLHIFNSIEIPVGLMQSYPVYAGIQDALVQWWYGHNAVAFFLTTPFLGLMYYYLPKAANRPIYSYRLSIIHFWALIFIYIWAGPHHLLYTSLPEWAQTLGMVFSLMLWAPSWGGMINGLLTLRGAWDLLRTDPIIKFFVTAITWYGMATFEGPLLSIKSVSSLGHYTDWIIGHVHGGALGWNGFLTFGMIYFLVPKLWKVPMYSKRLMNSHFWLGFFGILLYYISMIVSGITQGLMWRAVNDKGQLVYPDFVETVTAIVPLYWVRALGGALYITGYLIMCYNLYKTLKSAPKTADDAIPEVAPKIEQEEKGHRRLEGMATVFSVLAFFAIIVGSVIEILPTLNMQSYVKIENATEPWSPLQLAGRDIYVREGCYLCHSQQIRPMVSEALRYGAPSTIEESMWDRPFQWGSKRTGPDLARLGQKYPDLWHFRHMIDPRSVTPNSIMPNYPWLADKKTDFQSLRKKLSVLKMLGTPYDEATVADADIVAQKEAKVIAERLEKEGGPANMEKTEMVALISYLQALGQKGAKK, encoded by the coding sequence ATGAGCCCCCACGCCGACTCAACCCCGAGATACGACGATCAGATCGTCCGCATGTTCATCTTCGCCTGTATGGGCTTCGCCGGAGTCGCGTTTCTGGCGGGGCTGATCGCGGCGCTTCAACTGGCGTTCTGGCCCGCGAACCTGAGTCTTGAATGGATCACGTTCGGCCGCCTGCGTCCGCTGCACACCAACGCCGCGATTTTCGCCTTCGCCGGCAACGCGATCTTCGCGGGGATCTACCACTCGACCCAACGGCTACTCAAAACGCGGCTCTTCTCGGACACCTTGAGCCGTATTCACTTTTGGGGTTGGCAGGCCATCATCCTGTCCGCGGCGATCACGCTGCCGCTCGGTTACTCGCAAAGTAAAGAGTACGCCGAACTCGAATGGCCCATCGACATCGCGATCGCGGTGATCTGGGTCGTCTTCGCGGTGAACTTCTTCGGAACGCTCGCGCGTCGCCGCGAACGCCATATGTACGTCGCGATCTGGTTCTACATCGCGACCATCATCACCGTCGCGGTTCTGCACATCTTCAACTCGATCGAAATTCCCGTCGGCCTGATGCAGTCCTACCCGGTCTACGCCGGCATCCAGGACGCCCTCGTGCAGTGGTGGTACGGTCACAACGCGGTCGCCTTCTTCCTGACCACGCCGTTCCTGGGTTTGATGTACTACTACCTGCCGAAAGCGGCGAATCGCCCGATCTACTCCTACCGTCTGTCGATCATCCACTTCTGGGCCCTGATCTTCATCTACATCTGGGCGGGACCTCACCACTTGCTGTACACCTCGCTGCCCGAGTGGGCGCAAACGTTGGGCATGGTCTTCAGCCTCATGTTGTGGGCCCCGAGCTGGGGCGGGATGATCAACGGGCTGCTCACCTTACGTGGCGCGTGGGATCTTCTGCGGACCGACCCGATCATCAAGTTCTTCGTGACCGCGATCACCTGGTACGGGATGGCGACCTTCGAGGGGCCCTTGCTTTCGATCAAATCGGTCTCGTCACTGGGTCACTATACGGACTGGATCATCGGTCACGTCCACGGCGGCGCGCTCGGCTGGAACGGCTTCCTGACATTCGGGATGATCTACTTCCTGGTGCCGAAATTGTGGAAAGTCCCGATGTACTCGAAGCGCCTGATGAACAGCCACTTCTGGCTCGGCTTCTTCGGCATCCTTCTTTACTACATCTCGATGATCGTTTCCGGAATCACCCAGGGCCTGATGTGGCGCGCGGTGAACGACAAGGGTCAGCTCGTTTATCCCGACTTCGTCGAAACCGTCACCGCGATCGTGCCCCTCTACTGGGTCCGCGCGCTCGGCGGAGCTCTGTACATCACCGGCTACCTGATCATGTGCTACAACCTATACAAGACCTTGAAGTCGGCGCCGAAAACGGCGGATGACGCGATCCCCGAAGTCGCGCCGAAGATCGAGCAAGAAGAGAAAGGTCACCGTCGTCTGGAAGGCATGGCGACCGTTTTCTCGGTGCTCGCCTTCTTCGCGATCATCGTCGGTTCGGTCATCGAGATCCTGCCCACGCTCAACATGCAGTCTTACGTGAAGATCGAAAACGCGACCGAACCTTGGTCGCCGCTGCAGCTCGCCGGTCGCGACATCTACGTCCGCGAAGGTTGTTACCTCTGTCACTCGCAGCAGATCCGTCCGATGGTTTCCGAGGCGCTTCGTTACGGCGCGCCCTCAACCATCGAGGAAAGCATGTGGGATCGCCCCTTCCAGTGGGGATCGAAGCGGACGGGTCCCGACCTGGCCCGTTTGGGACAGAAGTATCCCGATCTTTGGCACTTCCGTCACATGATCGATCCGCGCTCGGTGACACCGAACTCGATCATGCCGAATTATCCTTGGCTCGCGGATAAAAAGACCGACTTCCAAAGCCTGCGCAAGAAATTGAGCGTGCTGAAAATGCTCGGCACTCCTTACGACGAGGCCACCGTCGCCGACGCCGACATCGTCGCGCAGAAAGAAGCGAAAGTGATCGCCGAGCGCCTGGAAAAAGAAGGCGGCCCCGCGAACATGGAGAAAACCGAGATGGTGGCATTGATCTCGTACTTGCAAGCCCTCGGACAGAAAGGCGCTAAGAAATGA
- the ccoS gene encoding cbb3-type cytochrome oxidase assembly protein CcoS produces the protein MNILWLTIPVSLLLGIGFILSFIWATGDDQWGDLDTPAQRMLQDQDVHPDFRSEHKVKGPRS, from the coding sequence GTGAATATTCTGTGGCTCACGATTCCCGTTTCGCTGCTGTTAGGAATCGGCTTCATCCTCAGTTTCATTTGGGCCACTGGCGACGACCAGTGGGGCGACCTCGATACCCCGGCTCAGCGTATGCTTCAAGACCAAGATGTACATCCAGATTTTCGCAGTGAACACAAAGTGAAAGGACCCCGTTCATGA
- a CDS encoding cation-translocating P-type ATPase, protein MEEVAYCLHCSEPVPSHRRLALANYCCEGCKFIDGLLKASEAGASEWGLSPRALPGGELENLRTLEATRLFLSTNRRGTPSAKLMIEGFHCVGCQSALARLPEVLPELSRVEWNSLDAILTAEWRTATPDLGRLGELLARWGFRFRFLRSDESTESESQRRRKQDLIRLGVVGGLSGNIMIFAFAIYAGAEASWSHAFVLLMGILFLPVATYGAYPFYQSAYRALKSRELHLDFPLTFAFLSGTLYSYARLIQGNDDVYFDSLSGFLFLILISRFLLGWAQRRSAEEHPLEVFFDRSLFKYRRGGQEALAPVTELIPGDWVYVPERARVPIDGRVQQAAVEIDTAYLNGETQTRWVLPNGEIRAGSFVNRPGVWVKAERCGAETDLGRLVREVRRETHSAPVHPHLSSRVSQILTLIVLAVAGALVTSFHQSGLTDEGLRRAFALMILACPCAIAFGTPLALAQGLKLAFREGLLIRSAEVFEKLKNVKRIAFDKTGTLTTGHLRLSQRSPLLDDELKSLLLSLEAPATHPIAHALRRAFGPARHLPLENLIEVPGSGPAADYQGHRYEIQPVAEGDTSAGPAMELRRDGEAVLRLNFEDNPRPEATEVLNQFKHEGRELFILSGDATSRVTALARTLDLPTENARGSLKPEDKRTAISQLGIGLYVGDGTNDVSSLVEAPVSYAMPGSALEAQLGADVIGLRGGLEMLPKLFHLGQEVERTLRRNLGFALGYNLIAGTCAVMGWIGPMGAALLMPISSLLILFSSLWLTRRSA, encoded by the coding sequence ATGGAAGAGGTCGCTTACTGCCTTCACTGCTCAGAACCGGTGCCGTCGCACCGGCGTTTGGCGTTGGCCAACTACTGCTGCGAGGGCTGCAAGTTCATCGATGGCCTCTTGAAAGCGAGCGAAGCCGGCGCTTCGGAATGGGGTCTTTCGCCCCGCGCCCTGCCGGGCGGTGAGCTCGAAAATCTGCGGACGCTCGAAGCGACGCGCTTGTTTCTTAGCACCAATCGCCGTGGCACTCCTTCCGCCAAACTCATGATCGAGGGTTTTCACTGCGTCGGCTGCCAGTCGGCGCTGGCCCGCCTGCCGGAAGTTCTGCCCGAGCTTTCGCGCGTGGAGTGGAACTCGCTCGACGCGATCCTGACCGCCGAGTGGCGCACGGCCACCCCTGACCTCGGCCGCCTGGGCGAACTGCTCGCGCGCTGGGGTTTCCGCTTTCGTTTTCTGCGTTCGGACGAATCCACCGAGTCCGAATCCCAACGCCGCCGCAAACAGGATCTGATTCGCCTGGGCGTCGTCGGCGGACTTTCGGGTAACATCATGATTTTCGCGTTCGCGATCTACGCGGGCGCCGAGGCCAGCTGGTCCCACGCTTTCGTGCTGCTGATGGGGATTCTTTTTCTGCCCGTCGCGACCTACGGCGCCTACCCGTTTTACCAAAGCGCTTACCGCGCGCTGAAAAGCCGCGAGCTGCATCTCGACTTCCCGCTGACCTTCGCGTTTCTTTCGGGAACGCTCTATTCCTACGCGCGACTGATCCAAGGCAACGACGACGTCTACTTCGATTCGCTGTCGGGATTTTTGTTTCTGATTCTGATTTCACGTTTTCTGCTGGGGTGGGCGCAAAGACGAAGCGCCGAAGAGCATCCGCTGGAAGTTTTTTTCGACCGCTCGCTATTCAAGTACCGTCGGGGCGGCCAAGAAGCTTTGGCGCCCGTCACCGAGCTGATTCCCGGCGATTGGGTGTACGTTCCGGAGCGCGCCCGCGTCCCCATCGACGGCCGCGTGCAACAGGCCGCAGTGGAAATCGACACCGCTTATTTGAATGGAGAAACGCAAACGCGCTGGGTCCTGCCGAACGGCGAAATCCGCGCCGGCAGCTTCGTGAATCGTCCGGGCGTGTGGGTGAAAGCCGAACGTTGCGGCGCCGAAACCGACTTGGGTCGCTTGGTCCGCGAAGTCCGTCGCGAAACCCACAGCGCGCCCGTGCACCCGCACCTTTCCTCACGCGTGAGCCAAATCCTGACCCTGATCGTCCTCGCGGTCGCGGGAGCCTTGGTGACGTCCTTCCACCAATCCGGTCTGACCGATGAGGGACTGCGGCGAGCCTTCGCGCTGATGATCCTCGCTTGCCCGTGCGCGATCGCCTTCGGCACTCCGCTCGCGCTGGCGCAAGGACTCAAACTCGCTTTCCGCGAAGGGCTACTGATCCGCTCGGCCGAAGTTTTCGAAAAACTGAAAAACGTGAAACGTATCGCCTTCGATAAAACCGGAACGCTCACCACCGGGCATTTGCGCCTTTCGCAACGCTCGCCGCTCCTGGATGACGAACTCAAAAGCCTCTTGCTGTCGCTCGAGGCCCCGGCGACTCACCCGATCGCCCACGCCTTGCGCCGCGCGTTCGGCCCCGCGCGCCACCTGCCGCTCGAAAATCTGATCGAAGTTCCCGGCTCCGGCCCCGCTGCCGACTACCAAGGACACCGCTACGAAATCCAGCCCGTCGCCGAGGGCGACACCAGCGCGGGCCCCGCGATGGAGCTTCGCCGCGACGGCGAAGCGGTCCTGCGTTTGAACTTCGAAGACAACCCGCGCCCCGAAGCCACCGAAGTCCTGAATCAGTTCAAACATGAGGGACGCGAGCTTTTCATCCTGAGTGGCGACGCGACCTCGCGCGTGACCGCATTGGCCCGCACCCTCGATCTGCCGACCGAGAACGCACGCGGCAGCCTGAAACCCGAAGACAAGCGCACCGCGATCAGCCAACTCGGCATCGGTCTTTACGTCGGCGACGGCACGAACGATGTCTCTTCGCTGGTGGAAGCGCCCGTCAGCTACGCGATGCCGGGCTCGGCCCTCGAAGCCCAGCTGGGCGCGGACGTCATCGGTTTGCGCGGCGGACTCGAAATGCTGCCGAAACTTTTCCATCTTGGACAAGAAGTGGAACGGACACTGCGCCGGAACCTGGGCTTCGCGCTGGGTTACAACCTGATCGCGGGCACCTGCGCCGTGATGGGATGGATTGGCCCCATGGGCGCGGCGCTGTTAATGCCGATCAGTTCGCTGTTGATTCTCTTTTCAAGCCTATGGCTCACCCGGAGGTCCGCGTGA
- a CDS encoding sigma-54-dependent Fis family transcriptional regulator produces the protein MDSKGHLGLVDDDAQMRSMVEDFLKAEGYQVTSFDAPEKLLEYLQTAEASTPVFETLISDIQMPNMSGIELTSKVKELRPELPVILITAFGSIESAVEAIRRGAFDYITKPFKLSEMQLRVERACSVYRLTAENEALKTELRTRNMKGKLIGKSRAMAQVFQLVEKVASVTANVLITGESGTGKEVVARAIHDLGPRAGKPFVAVNVTAIPDTLLESELFGHAKGAFTGAIARKKGLFEEAQGGTLFLDEIGDLDIGLQAKLLRVIQEKKVRAVGENTTKDIDVRLIAATHKDLKRLIKEGRFREDLYYRLAVIPVALPGLRHRREDIPLLAQFFLLRFAAQNNLQVRGFSAGALQALMNMRWEGNVRELENMIERVAVMSNKPILQETDIPLPDSADLQDIESDMEQTFPSLEDLERRYLQIILDKVGGRKDKAARILGISRRTLYRKEREYGLIHDDTPEPSDEDDDTKAGTESPTDD, from the coding sequence ATGGATTCCAAAGGTCATTTAGGACTCGTCGACGACGATGCGCAAATGCGTTCGATGGTCGAAGACTTTCTGAAGGCCGAAGGCTACCAAGTCACCAGCTTCGACGCCCCCGAGAAGCTACTCGAATATCTGCAAACCGCCGAAGCTTCGACGCCCGTTTTCGAAACGCTGATCTCGGACATCCAGATGCCGAATATGAGCGGCATCGAACTGACCTCGAAAGTCAAAGAGCTGCGCCCGGAGCTTCCCGTGATTTTGATCACGGCTTTTGGCAGCATCGAGTCCGCGGTCGAGGCCATCCGTCGCGGCGCCTTCGATTACATCACGAAACCTTTCAAACTGTCCGAGATGCAATTGCGTGTGGAACGCGCCTGTTCGGTTTACCGCCTGACGGCGGAAAACGAAGCGCTCAAAACCGAACTGCGCACCCGCAATATGAAAGGGAAGTTGATCGGTAAGTCCCGGGCGATGGCGCAGGTGTTTCAGCTCGTCGAAAAAGTCGCGAGCGTCACCGCCAACGTCCTGATCACCGGGGAATCCGGGACCGGAAAAGAAGTCGTCGCCCGCGCCATTCACGATCTTGGCCCCCGCGCGGGAAAACCCTTCGTCGCGGTGAACGTGACGGCGATTCCCGATACGCTTCTGGAAAGTGAACTGTTCGGTCACGCGAAAGGCGCTTTCACCGGCGCGATCGCCCGCAAAAAAGGACTCTTCGAAGAGGCCCAAGGCGGCACGTTGTTTCTGGACGAAATCGGCGATTTGGACATCGGCCTGCAGGCGAAGCTTCTGCGCGTGATTCAAGAAAAGAAGGTCCGCGCCGTCGGCGAAAACACGACGAAAGACATCGACGTTCGTTTGATCGCGGCAACCCACAAAGATCTCAAACGCCTGATCAAAGAAGGACGTTTCCGCGAAGATCTTTACTACCGTTTGGCGGTCATTCCCGTCGCGCTGCCGGGCCTACGCCACCGTCGCGAAGACATCCCGCTACTCGCGCAATTTTTCCTGCTGCGGTTTGCGGCGCAAAACAATCTGCAAGTCCGTGGTTTCAGCGCGGGGGCACTCCAAGCCCTCATGAATATGCGCTGGGAAGGAAACGTGCGCGAGCTCGAAAACATGATCGAGCGCGTGGCCGTCATGTCCAACAAACCCATCCTGCAAGAAACCGACATCCCACTCCCCGACTCGGCCGATCTTCAAGATATCGAGTCCGATATGGAGCAGACGTTCCCCTCATTGGAGGACCTGGAGCGGCGATATTTGCAGATCATTTTGGACAAAGTCGGGGGCCGCAAAGATAAGGCCGCACGCATTTTGGGCATCAGTCGCCGGACCCTTTACCGCAAGGAACGGGAGTACGGCTTGATCCATGATGATACGCCCGAGCCCAGCGACGAAGATGACGACACCAAAGCTGGGACAGAAAGTCCCACGGACGATTGA